Proteins encoded within one genomic window of Camelina sativa cultivar DH55 chromosome 19, Cs, whole genome shotgun sequence:
- the LOC104764202 gene encoding uncharacterized protein LOC104764202, translating to MDKEFEKKARLYRRTVIETKGFFEPSDKFPPYLWAGIATVPGLDDKMRRGITVRQFLANMVSLCLDKYNKEKGFNVILEHVLRANFNPGGCTKYYITFAAREFDSPDAPLVEYQAKVAWSAGITYPILCRPTSPPKFVERDQMKEVADEVMEESS from the exons ATGGACAAGGAATTCGAGAAGAAAGCCCGACTTTACCGTCGCACGGTCATCGAAACCAAG ggttttttcgaGCCAAGTGACAAATTCCCACCTTACCTCTGGGCTGGGATTGCTACAGTCCCGGGTCTTGATGACAAAATGCGTCGAGGTATCACAGTTCGTCAGTTCCTAGCAAACATGGTATCTCTTTGTCTTGacaaatataacaaagaaaag GGATTTAATGTGATTCTCGAGCATGTTTTGAGGGCTAATTTCAATCCAGGGGGCTGCACAAAGTACTACATCACTTTTGCTGCTAGAGAGTTTGACTCTCCTGATGCACCTCTAGTTGAGTATCAAGCTAAAGTGGCTTGGTCTGCTGGCATTACTTATCCCATCCTTTGCAGACCCACTTCTCCACCAAAATTCG TTGAAAGAGATCAAATGAAAGAGGTAGCCGACGAGGTGATGGAAGAAAGCAGTTGA
- the LOC104764203 gene encoding uncharacterized protein LOC104764203, whose amino-acid sequence MASTKSSDTERKDGSCETQPTEAMEIPTGDDSSLLGKRKVETTNLEEDPGENEGDIEEGVEDEEEEEEKEDRDSEWDKDSYLEWDKDSFDGREYHSSENSEEYTDKEFEKKAHFYSRTVIETKGFFEPSDKFPPCRWGGISAVPGLDTKMREGNTVREFLADMVSLCVEKYNKRKGFNVILELVLRANYNPGGCTKYYITFAARESDSPDAPLVEYQAKVAWSAGITYPILCRPTSPPKFVERDQVKEVADEVMEESS is encoded by the exons ATGGCTTCCACCAAATCAAGCGACACCGAGAGAAAGGATGGATCTTGCGAGACTCAACCGACGGAGGCCATGGAAATTCCCACCGGAGATGACTCTTCTTTGTTGGGGAAGCGCAAGGTCGAAACAACGAACCTGGAGGAGGATCCCGGTGAAAACGAAGGCGACATAGAAGAAGGTGTagaggacgaggaagaagaggaggagaaggaggataGGGATTCGGAATGGGATAAGGATAGCTATTTGGAATGGGACAAGGATAGCTTCGATGGACGGGAGTATCATTCCTCTGAGAATAGTGAGGAGTATACGGACAAGGAATTCGAGAAGAAAGCCCATTTTTACAGTCGCACGGTCATCGAAACCAAG ggtttttttgagCCAAGTGACAAATTCCCACCTTGCCGCTGGGGTGGGATTTCTGCAGTCCCGGGTCTTGATACCAAAATGCGTGAAGGTAACACAGTTCGTGAGTTCTTAGCAGACATGGTATCTCTCTGTGttgaaaaatataacaaacgAAAG GGATTTAATGTGATTCTCGAGCTTGTTTTGAGGGCTAATTACAACCCAGGGGGCTGCACAAAGTACTACATCACTTTTGCTGCTAGAGAGTCTGACTCTCCTGATGCACCTCTAGTCGAGTATCAAGCTAAAGTGGCTTGGTCTGCTGGCATTACTTATCCCATCCTTTGCAGACCCACTTCTCCACCAAAATTCG ttGAAAGAGATCAAGTGAAAGAGGTAGCGGACGAGGTGATGGAAGAAAGCAGTTGA
- the LOC104767336 gene encoding putative FBD-associated F-box protein At5g56390, with translation MGFSVDKESDFESMEGSNLRGSFCRDTKQALEFLSWTTSVILLEVPCTVRFKSLKTLCVDRVRYADEESFVRLISSSPVLENLIVQSCRDDNVDTFTINVPSLLRNQMEWLGISYLCKTSVSNLRLYGNSFFSSGFAEYPIRSVFFQLVCLEFCGICEDWSKELVHVLQHSPILQILKLDRIQDAGEKVCWIEPSCAPECLLYNLKTFEWTDYDGTKFQKEVAIYILKNARRLVTATVCPFSKASLGKQQIFDELEFATRGSRACELTIAL, from the exons ATGGGGTTTTCTGTGGATAAAGAATCAGACTTTGAGTCTATGGAAG gTTCTAATCTTAGAGGTTCCTTTTGTCGTGACACAAAGCAAGCTTTGGAATTCTTGTCATGGACTACTTCA GTGATTCTTTTGGAAGTTCCTTGTACGGTTAGGTTTAAATCCCTCAAAACCTTGTGCGTTGATCGTGTGAGGTACGCAGATGAGGAATCTTTCGTCAGGCTTATATCTAGCTCCCCTGTTCTTGAAAATTTGATTGTACAAAGTTGTAGGGACGACAATGTGGATACTTTCACCATTAATGTGCCTTCCCTTTTGAG GAACCAAATGGAATGGTTGGGAATCTCTTACCTTTGTAAAACGTCTGTCTCTAACCTTAGATTATATGGTAATTCGTTCTTCTCCTCtggtttt GCTGAGTATCCTATTCGTAGCGTTTTCTTTCAGCTTGTATGTTTGGAGTTCTGCGGAATTTGTGAGGACTGGTCGAAGGAGCTTGTACATGTGCTCCAACATTCCCCTATATTACAGATTCTCAAGCTTGATAGGATACAGGACGCTGGGGAAAAG GTTTGCTGGATTGAGCCGAGTTGTGCTCCTGAATGTTTGTTGTACAATCTCAAAACCTTTGAGTGGACAGACTATGACggaacaaaatttcaaaaagaagTGGCTATTTATATCTTGAAGAATGCAAGACGATTAGTGACCGCAACTGTCTGCCCTTTCTCAAAGGCAAGCCTTGGCAAACAACAAATATTTGACGAATTGGAATTTGCAACCAGGGGTTCAAGAGCATGTGAGCTTACAATTGCTCTATAG
- the LOC104764204 gene encoding formin-like protein 11, whose amino-acid sequence MVSFRQILLMIIVVVVSLHCCKVGFFCIVADAKELDDWKVLVVEHGERYRTQIGKYAGEDGGEKKNKLGVLEKLRALLDLIKPSTSRRRTLAESASLSPWPAPAPSPFPSGGPIESPAYPPAPPQPIPPHLRRPLPQRTHPLKQHEIQKREHEKGGTFKRILVPVVVSTASGIGFVVCVVGVFCLCARIRKRKKNGKTPSFKRKKGKSQSSTRKVSVNPTLDFLYLNSLGVDLERQNSVKEVQETDSNDQNGGLLEEEVKRSIETEFSQDWDNASKDIVSVHETDDEQTVNSVSALPVVVINGRDDTSDDDESFHSVGVGSSQHSNPRLSNASSASGSVITGSSQRFSEHKLDIPECSGNGFGISTPPPPPPPPPPPPPLPQFTNKRLHTQSTTETTTNLQTLSSQLCEKICASSSKPINVPNSQEDGSKSLPRPPPPPPLPTQQLQVAGMNKTPPPPLSLDFSERRPLGKDGAPLPKLKPLHWDKVRATPDRTMVWDKIRTSSFELDEEMIESLFGYTMQSSTKNEEGKSKTPSPGKHLLEPKRLQNFTILLKALNATADQICSALGKGEGLCLQQLEALVKMVPTKEEELKLSSYKGAVDELGSAEKFLRALVGVPFAFQRAEAMLYRETFEDEVVHLRNSFSMLEEACKELKSSRLFLKLLEAVLKTGNRMNVGTIRGGAKAFKLDALLKLSDVKGTDGKTTLLHFVVQEISRSEGIRVSDSIMGRIMNHRSNKNQTPEEKEEDYRRMGLDLVSGLNTELRNVKKTATIDLEGLFISVTNLRDGLGQLRCLASEKLKGDEENKAFVSSMSSFLRYGEKSLEELREDEKRIMERVGEIAEYFHGDVRGDDKNPLRIFVIVRDFLGMLDHVCRELRCFRVPNSPSPLAPFR is encoded by the exons atGGTTTCTTTTCGTCAGATTCTTCTTATGATCATTGTAGTTGTGGTATCGTTACACTGCTGCAAAGTTGGATTCTTTTGCATTGTTGCTGATGCTAAAGAGCTTGATGACTGGAAGGTTTTAGTGGTGGAACACGGTGAGAGGTATCGGACCCAAATCGGTAAATACGCCGGAGAAGACggtggagagaagaagaacaagcttGGGGTTTTGGAAAAGCTCCGAGCTTTACTCGATTTGATTAAACCCTCTACTTCCCGGAGAAGAACCCTCGCCGAGTCTGCTTCTTTATCTCCTTGGCCGGCGCCGGCACCGTCTCCGTTTCCAAGCGGTGGTCCTATCGAGTCTCCGGCGTATCCTCCTGCTCCTCCACAGCCGATTCCTCCACATCTCCGTCGTCCGTTACCTCAACGGACTCATCCATTGAAGCAACACGAGATTCAAAAGCGAGAACACGAGAAAGGAGGAACCTTTAAGAGGATTCTTGTACCTGTCGTTGTCTCTACAGCTTCTGGAATCGGTTTCGTGGTTTGTGTTGTTGGAGTGTTCTGTCTCTGCGCGAGAATcaggaaaaggaagaagaacgGTAAAACGCCGTCGTTTAAGCGTAAAAAGGGTAAATCTCAGAGCTCGACGAGGAAGGTTAGTGTAAACCCTACTCTCGATTTCTTGTACTTAAACTCACTAGGAGTCGACTTGGAGAGACAAAACTCTGTCAAAGAGGTACAAGAAACTGATTCGAACGATCAAAATGGTGGATTGCTTGAAGAAGAGGTAAAGAGAAGTATTGAAACAGAGTTTTCACAAGATTGGGACAATGCTAGTAAAGATATTGTGTCGGTGCACGAAACTGATGATGAACAAACAGTAAACTCTGTTTCTGCTCTTCCTGTCGTTGTTATCAATGGACGAGATGATACTTCAGACGATGATGAGTCTTTTCATTCCGTTGGTGTTGGCTCCTCTCAGCATTCAAATCCAAGATTGTCAAATGCTTCTTCTGCTTCCGGTAGTGTTATCACTGGATCTTCTCAACGTTTCTCGGAACACAAATTGGACATTCCTGAATGTTCCGGGAACGGTTTCGGAATCTCTActccaccaccgccaccaccaccaccgccaccgcctCCACCGCTTCCGCAGTTCACAAACAAACGTCTTCACACTCAGTCTACGACAGAAACCACTACTAATCTGCAGACGCTTTCATCGCAGTTATGTGAAAAAATTTGTGCTTCTTCCTCGAAGCCGATCAATGTACCAAATTCACAAGAAGATGGTTCTAAATCTCTACCGCGtccaccaccgccgccaccgTTACCCACACAACAGCTTCAAGTAGCTGGAATGAACAAAACGCCTCCACCGCCATTGTCTCTTGATTTTTCTGAGCGTAGACCATTAGGCAAAGACGGAGCTCCATTGCCTAAACTGAAGCCGCTTCATTGGGATAAAGTCAGGGCTACACCAGACCGGACTATGGTATGGGATAAGATCAGAACAAGCTCTTTCGA ATTAGACGAAGAGATGATTGAGTCACTGTTCGGATATACAATGCAAAGCTCAACGAAGAATGAGGAAGGGAAGAGCAAAACCCCATCACCAGGGAAACATCTTCTTGAACCTAAAAGACTTCAGAACTTTACCATTCTCTTGAAAGCTTTAAACGCAACCGCGGACCAAATCTGCTCTGCCTTGGGGAAAG GGGAAGGCTTGTGTTTACAGCAACTAGAAGCGTTGGTGAAGATGGTGCcgactaaagaagaagaattgaagcTGTCTAGCTACAAGGGAGCGGTGGATGAGCTCGGATCGGCTGAGAAATTTCTCAGAGCTCTTGTCGGAGTTCCATTTGCGTTTCAGAGAGCTGAAGCAATGTTGTATAGAGAAACGTTTGAAGATGAAGTGGTTCATCTCAGAAACTCCTTCTCCATGCTTGAG GAAGCTTGCAAGGAGCTTAAATCAAGCAGGTTATTCTTAAAGCTTCTAGAAGCTGTCCTAAAGACTGGGAACAGGATGAATGTAGGAACTATACGCGGTGGTGCAAAAGCCTTCAAGCTCGATGCTCTGCTGAAGCTCTCTGATGTAAAAGGCACAGATGGAAAGACCACTCTGCTTCATTTCGTTGTACAAGAGATCTCTCGGTCTGAAGGAATCAGGGTTTCAGACAGCATCATGGGACGGATCATGAACCATAGATCAAACAAGAACCAAACACCTGAGGAGAAAGAGGAGGACTACAGAAGGATGGGACTCGATCTCGTCTCAGGTCTAAATACAGAGCTACGTAACGTGAAAAAGACTGCAACGATTGATCTCGAAGGTCTTTTTATCTCGGTAACGAATCTGAGAGACGGGTTGGGGCAGTTGAGGTGTCTAGCGAGTGAGAAGCTGAAAGGGGACGAAGAAAACAAAGCATTCGTAAGTTCGATGAGCTCGTTCTTGAGGTACGGAGAGAAGAGCTTGGAAGAGCTGAGGGAAGACGAGAAGAGGATAATGGAGAGGGTTGGAGAGATCGCAGAGTATTTTCATGGGGATGTGAGAGGAGATGACAAGAACCCATTGAGGATCTTTGTGATTGTAAGGGATTTCCTGGGGATGTTGGATCATGTTTGTAGAGAATTGAGGTGTTTTAGGGTTCCCAATAGCCCTAGCCCTCTGGCTCCGTTTCGATAA
- the LOC104764206 gene encoding uncharacterized protein LOC104764206 isoform X2 — protein MPRTRRQRARCPSFADTAGIAHFECFTFCVPVYYISVKFLRYMYCFWSSSSFQCAIEDGDPLLHTQLWIDPSEEFIQYTHAGDPVDITFSLKELKAFLSFCEGCEADIHLFFEKAGEPILMDPKFGLGDGSSSSFDATLVLATMLMSQLQEGIPQEPPEAANSTGGHAAEQVGSQPPERSRQNASGHPSDHTRVWSELSGIATKSVNGSEDRPQAQGQPDLDIQRIRDMGISKDGPAGNTAPAAPNSQRPTQIGHTEGSQGRVQKNQTFSQRHPSNWIDVNEDEDDEEGVEATPPHNEDY, from the exons ATGCCTCGCACGCGTCGGCAAAGAGCTCGTTGTCCAAGCTTCGCCGACACAG CTGGCATTGCACACTTTGAATGCTTCACGTTCTGCGTACCAGTGTATTACATTTCAGTCAAGTTTCTTCGATATATGTACTGTTTCTGGTCCTCAAGCTCATTTCAGTGTGCTATTGAAG ATGGCGACCCTTTGTTACACACTCAGCTATGGATAGATCCATCCGAAGAATTTATACAGTATACTCATGCAGGTGATCCTGTTGACATCACATTTTCCCTGAAGGAACTAAAG GCATTTCTTTCATTCTGTGAGGGATGTGAAGCCGACATTCATCTTTTCTTCGAAAAAGCTGGCGA GCCAATATTGATGGATCCAAAATTCGGGTTGGGTGATGGGTCAAGCTCAAGTTTTGATGCAACACTCGTTCTTGCGACAATGCTTATGTCTCAACTTCAGGAAGGGATTCCGCAAGAACCTCCTGAAGCAGCAAATTCCACAGGTGGTCATGCTGCCGAGCAAGTAGGATCGCAGCCTCCTGAACGGTCTAGGCAGAATGCCTCTGGGCACCCATCTGATCACACACGAGTTTGGTCTGAGCTTTCAG GAATTGCCACTAAGAGCGTGAACGGTTCTGAGGATAGGCCGCAAGCTCAGGGACAACCAGACTTGGATATCCAAAGAATTAGGGATATGGGAATATCAAAAGACGGGCCAGCTGGGAATACTGCTCCTGCAGCTCCTAACTC CCAACGTCCCACACAGATAGGTCACACTGAAGGATCCCAAG GACGGGTACAGAAGAACCAAACTTTCTCCCAGCGCCATCCTAGTAATTGGATAGATGTAAATGAggatgaagacgatgaagaaggtGTTGAGGCGACGCCACCTCACAATGAAGATTATTAA
- the LOC104764206 gene encoding uncharacterized protein LOC104764206 isoform X1: MPRTRRQRARCPSFADTAGIAHFECFTFCVPVYYISVKFLRYMYCFWSSSSFQCAIEDGDPLLHTQLWIDPSEEFIQYTHAGDPVDITFSLKELKAFLSFCEGCEADIHLFFEKAGEPILMDPKFGLGDGSSSSFDATLVLATMLMSQLQEGIPQEPPEAANSTGGHAAEQVGSQPPERSRQNASGHPSDHTRVWSELSAGIATKSVNGSEDRPQAQGQPDLDIQRIRDMGISKDGPAGNTAPAAPNSQRPTQIGHTEGSQGRVQKNQTFSQRHPSNWIDVNEDEDDEEGVEATPPHNEDY, encoded by the exons ATGCCTCGCACGCGTCGGCAAAGAGCTCGTTGTCCAAGCTTCGCCGACACAG CTGGCATTGCACACTTTGAATGCTTCACGTTCTGCGTACCAGTGTATTACATTTCAGTCAAGTTTCTTCGATATATGTACTGTTTCTGGTCCTCAAGCTCATTTCAGTGTGCTATTGAAG ATGGCGACCCTTTGTTACACACTCAGCTATGGATAGATCCATCCGAAGAATTTATACAGTATACTCATGCAGGTGATCCTGTTGACATCACATTTTCCCTGAAGGAACTAAAG GCATTTCTTTCATTCTGTGAGGGATGTGAAGCCGACATTCATCTTTTCTTCGAAAAAGCTGGCGA GCCAATATTGATGGATCCAAAATTCGGGTTGGGTGATGGGTCAAGCTCAAGTTTTGATGCAACACTCGTTCTTGCGACAATGCTTATGTCTCAACTTCAGGAAGGGATTCCGCAAGAACCTCCTGAAGCAGCAAATTCCACAGGTGGTCATGCTGCCGAGCAAGTAGGATCGCAGCCTCCTGAACGGTCTAGGCAGAATGCCTCTGGGCACCCATCTGATCACACACGAGTTTGGTCTGAGCTTTCAG CAGGAATTGCCACTAAGAGCGTGAACGGTTCTGAGGATAGGCCGCAAGCTCAGGGACAACCAGACTTGGATATCCAAAGAATTAGGGATATGGGAATATCAAAAGACGGGCCAGCTGGGAATACTGCTCCTGCAGCTCCTAACTC CCAACGTCCCACACAGATAGGTCACACTGAAGGATCCCAAG GACGGGTACAGAAGAACCAAACTTTCTCCCAGCGCCATCCTAGTAATTGGATAGATGTAAATGAggatgaagacgatgaagaaggtGTTGAGGCGACGCCACCTCACAATGAAGATTATTAA
- the LOC104764207 gene encoding protein RALF-like 22 — translation MNTRAIYAVIAILAIVISAVESSGDFVDSLDFVRTAVGSSSSSLFSGGCKGSIAECIAEEEEMEFDSDISRRILAQKKYVSYGAMRKNSVPCSRRGASYYNCQRGAQANPYRRGCSTITRCRR, via the coding sequence atgaacacTCGCGCGATCTACGCCGTCATAGCGATCCTCGCGATCGTAATCTCAGCCGTCGAATCTAGCGGCGACTTCGTAGATTCGCTAGATTTCGTACGAACCGCCGTCggttcgtcgtcgtcgtcgctATTCTCCGGAGGATGCAAAGGATCGATCGCAGAGTGCatagcagaggaagaagagatggagttcGATTCGGATATCAGCAGGCGTATTTTAGCGCAGAAGAAGTACGTTAGCTACGGTGCGATGAGGAAGAACAGTGTGCCTTGTTCTCGACGCGGTGCTTCGTACTACAACTGCCAGCGTGGAGCTCAGGCGAATCCTTACCGCCGTGGATGCAGCACCATCACTAGGTGCAGGCGTTGA